In bacterium, the following are encoded in one genomic region:
- a CDS encoding T9SS type A sorting domain-containing protein codes for MTHRFTMFNSGRLNSRIPLITAALLLAFLLFPQGSQQALAQGSMTLSTNLHGTNGQAGISFEVTALKSVRLYRLWTTPYSGSNTCTIYGNPAGLKDASGNPRTTGWTQLGQATVTGQGYGTYVEIPVDLDLLLGPNDKYGFVIMCSGNVNYNTGQSPYIFSDSYLSIDTQCWGMTGPTSFGFYPRQFNGKITYDEGITGPNDAGIASIDSPVNFCAGNKDVKVSLHNFGTNQLTSATINWELNGVAQSPYNWTGLLDTTNATTRETQITLANMNFQSGVPYTITAWTTMPNGVQDTINNNDSSSVVTQAAIAGTFTIGGASPDYADFASAVADLNQFGLCGPVVFNVRPGTYNEQIELDAINGASSVNTITFQSETGNKADVDLTFSATSSSSNWVVNIGLAEWVTFKDMTITATGSSYARVVYFSGGGTDNTFDNCELVGRNSNSTSTYLAVVYSESGTMNHRTTFKDCGIREGSYGMYLYGGGTTSTEDNNVFLRNEFTGQYYSPIRTYYLGSMSFLENKIYLTDPAYSYRYPASFYYGQDNSIERNVFFSDGGSYGYGVYLYYQNYYQSGSTRFVNNMVSILNTATRTYYGVYQYRSYNTLVAHNTVTINTNYSSSYAYYSYYPQGCEFYNNMFYHTGAGYAWYVNGNGYINNSDYNLLYTNGNNLAYWAGTRSTLSALQSYSGMDANTISKSVTFADPATGDLHLASPSDDDTDLFGTLLASVTQDIDGESRVNPYRGADEACYVAPGSLNYSFVDGQGLPAAYAEAPGSVGVEYSVTFPEFASTVTFTVQFFDVTTNTLAWQTSFQAAKAYNMPLSGVQYINLPQSLQAGTYKIEVIFNTKNSCDVYRDYMPYPVALLVVGEGQKPCVVWPGDVNNDGIVNYTDRRELNLYIYNANLRSTWLSGPARYQADAETNPFTYIEWKPQAAAPWYTPEGCYMDTDGNGVVNNMDYIAMKLNWAQTTPYYGGTPKSGTPAAASFAMDQNYPNPFNPTTMIKFSVPEQSHVRLVVTDALGRQVAELVNGNVDQGLHEVQFDASQLSSGTYIATVSMTGAESGMSFTKNIKMVLSK; via the coding sequence ATGACGCATCGCTTCACGATGTTTAATAGTGGGCGGCTGAACAGCCGGATCCCTCTTATCACAGCAGCTCTGCTGCTTGCGTTTTTGCTCTTTCCTCAGGGATCGCAGCAGGCGCTTGCACAGGGCAGCATGACACTGAGCACCAACCTTCACGGAACAAACGGTCAGGCCGGTATTTCCTTCGAGGTCACCGCTCTGAAGTCTGTCCGTCTTTATCGTCTCTGGACAACGCCGTATTCCGGCTCCAACACCTGCACCATTTATGGAAACCCTGCGGGACTCAAGGATGCCAGCGGCAATCCCAGGACAACGGGATGGACACAGCTCGGCCAGGCCACGGTTACCGGGCAGGGTTACGGCACCTACGTTGAAATTCCCGTTGACCTTGATCTGCTGCTCGGACCGAATGACAAGTACGGCTTCGTCATCATGTGCAGTGGAAACGTCAACTATAATACAGGGCAGTCTCCTTACATTTTTTCCGACAGCTATCTTTCGATTGACACGCAGTGCTGGGGCATGACCGGACCGACGAGCTTCGGTTTCTATCCCCGCCAGTTCAATGGGAAGATCACCTACGATGAAGGGATTACCGGACCGAATGATGCCGGTATCGCTTCTATCGATTCCCCGGTGAACTTCTGCGCCGGGAACAAGGACGTCAAGGTATCGCTGCACAACTTCGGCACCAACCAGCTCACTTCCGCGACCATCAACTGGGAGCTGAACGGCGTAGCGCAGAGCCCGTACAACTGGACGGGACTTCTTGATACGACGAATGCCACCACGCGCGAGACACAGATCACGCTCGCGAACATGAACTTCCAGTCGGGCGTCCCTTACACCATCACTGCATGGACTACCATGCCCAATGGTGTGCAGGACACGATCAACAATAATGACAGCAGCAGTGTCGTTACGCAGGCAGCAATCGCCGGCACCTTCACCATTGGCGGTGCGAGTCCGGATTACGCCGATTTCGCATCGGCAGTCGCCGACCTGAACCAGTTTGGCCTCTGCGGTCCTGTCGTTTTCAACGTGCGTCCCGGCACATACAACGAACAGATCGAACTCGACGCCATCAACGGCGCCTCGTCGGTGAACACCATCACCTTCCAGTCAGAAACCGGGAACAAGGCCGATGTGGATCTCACGTTCTCGGCAACAAGTAGCAGCAGCAACTGGGTCGTGAATATCGGTCTCGCAGAGTGGGTGACATTCAAGGACATGACCATCACAGCGACCGGCAGCTCGTATGCACGCGTCGTCTACTTCAGTGGTGGCGGCACGGACAACACCTTTGACAATTGTGAACTGGTCGGACGCAACTCGAATTCCACGTCCACTTACCTGGCAGTCGTGTACTCCGAAAGCGGCACCATGAATCACCGCACGACCTTCAAGGACTGCGGCATTCGTGAGGGTTCCTATGGAATGTACCTTTACGGTGGTGGTACCACCTCGACCGAAGACAACAACGTCTTCCTCCGCAACGAGTTTACCGGGCAGTATTACTCCCCGATCCGGACGTACTATCTCGGCAGCATGAGTTTTCTGGAAAACAAGATTTATCTGACGGACCCGGCATATTCATATCGCTATCCTGCGTCCTTCTATTATGGACAGGATAACAGTATTGAGCGAAACGTGTTCTTCTCCGATGGTGGCAGCTATGGATACGGTGTCTACCTCTATTACCAGAACTACTACCAATCCGGTTCAACTCGCTTTGTTAACAATATGGTTTCCATACTCAACACAGCGACGCGGACGTATTACGGCGTGTACCAGTACCGCTCGTATAACACGCTGGTAGCGCACAACACCGTCACCATAAACACGAACTACTCGAGCAGTTACGCGTACTATTCTTATTACCCGCAGGGTTGCGAGTTTTACAACAACATGTTCTACCACACCGGTGCAGGATATGCGTGGTATGTGAACGGCAACGGATACATCAACAACTCCGATTACAACCTGCTCTATACGAATGGAAACAACCTCGCATACTGGGCCGGTACGCGGAGCACGCTGAGTGCATTGCAGTCCTACTCAGGTATGGATGCGAACACCATCTCCAAATCCGTCACCTTTGCCGATCCGGCAACCGGCGATCTGCATCTGGCGAGTCCCTCCGACGACGACACGGATCTCTTCGGTACCCTGCTCGCTTCGGTGACGCAGGATATCGACGGCGAGTCTCGCGTCAACCCCTACCGCGGTGCCGACGAAGCCTGCTACGTTGCACCGGGTAGTCTGAATTACAGCTTTGTTGACGGACAGGGACTGCCCGCAGCCTATGCAGAGGCTCCTGGTTCTGTCGGTGTCGAGTATTCGGTGACCTTCCCCGAGTTCGCCTCCACGGTTACCTTCACCGTGCAGTTCTTCGACGTGACCACCAACACCCTTGCATGGCAGACCAGCTTCCAGGCCGCCAAGGCATACAACATGCCGCTGAGCGGCGTGCAGTATATCAACCTCCCGCAGTCACTGCAGGCGGGCACGTACAAGATCGAAGTCATTTTCAACACGAAGAACAGCTGCGACGTGTACCGCGATTACATGCCGTATCCTGTCGCTCTGCTCGTCGTGGGTGAAGGACAGAAGCCCTGCGTCGTGTGGCCGGGTGACGTCAACAATGACGGCATCGTCAACTACACTGACCGCCGCGAGCTCAATCTCTATATCTACAACGCCAACCTGCGTTCGACCTGGCTGAGCGGTCCCGCCCGTTACCAGGCCGATGCCGAGACCAATCCGTTCACCTACATCGAGTGGAAGCCGCAGGCAGCCGCCCCGTGGTACACCCCCGAAGGTTGCTACATGGATACCGACGGTAACGGCGTTGTCAACAACATGGACTACATCGCCATGAAGCTGAACTGGGCACAGACGACTCCGTACTACGGTGGCACGCCGAAGTCCGGCACGCCGGCCGCGGCCAGCTTCGCGATGGATCAGAACTACCCGAACCCCTTCAATCCGACCACGATGATCAAGTTCTCGGTTCCCGAACAGTCGCATGTGCGCCTGGTGGTGACCGACGCGCTTGGACGTCAGGTTGCGGAACTGGTCAACGGCAACGTCGACCAGGGTCTGCATGAAGTGCAGTTCGACGCTTCGCAGCTTTCGAGCGGGACGTACATCGCAACCGTGAGCATGACCGGTGCCGAATCGGGCATGAGCTTCACGAAGAATATCAAGATGGTGCTCAGCAAATAG